The Candidatus Ozemobacteraceae bacterium genome segment TCGGTTGCACGACAGTGGGCAAACGCATCGGAAAGATCGAACAGCCTGCCACAGGCCTCAAACGGTGGTTTCTCAGCCAAGTCGCCACTCCTCGTCGAAATCGGGCTGGCAGCGCACCAGCATTTCATACCAGCATTTCATGAACGCGTCGAGAAATCGCCGATTCGTATCGACCAGGTGGAGGTCCATAAAGTCGAGACTCTCGAACGATCGCGAAAAGACGATGTAATCCTCACGGCAGCCGTCATCGGCCATGCGCATCGCAGGGAAATACGCGCAGGGCAGAAACTTGGCGTCGATCGCGTTGCGCTGATACTCGGGGTTGAACGCGCTGACGAGCATCTCGATGTATCGCATGCCGAACTGAGCCGCCGCTTCGCAGAACCACATGATGACGCGGCGCCGATCCTCGTTCCGGATGCGGTACGCCACGATCGTGCCGTTCCCGTCGGTCTCGTTGAAATCGACGAAGATTTCGGCGTGCTTGTCTTCGGAGACGAACAGCAGGTTCGGCGTGATGAACGGGAAAAAGACCTTGTCCATCATGTCGTGGTCCTGGTAGAGGTCGAAAAGCTGGAGGATACGCTTCTCGTCGCGCTCGACGCAAAACCGGATCTGGTCGCCCATGCGCCGCGGATCGGCTTTGTCAAGTTCGATGATTTCGGGCTCTTCAGTGATTCCGAGCACGTCCATCGCGATACGGTAGAACTCGACGACCTCGGGAATCAGCTTCGGGTAAGGACGGCGAAGGGCGAGCGAGTTTTTCCGGAAGAAGACCTCGAGACCATGCGTCTCGAACGACTCGACCTTCCTGACGTTCGGGAAAATGCCCATCGGATTGAAATCGAGATGTTCGAGGACGACCTGCGGGGCCACGCTGACCGTTCGGGTCGTCGCGTAGATCACGTCGCAGGTGCGGGTGCGGACGGTCAGCCTCGCGATGCCCTGCTGGACCATGAACCGCATGACGTCCTGGCCGCGGAACTCGCCGAGAACGACGGCGGCATAACACTTGCCGAACTTGTTGACGGGGTCGATCGCGAAGATGACTGAGCCGATGATCCGCCCCTCGCATGTGGCGATCGTCCAGAAATAGTTCGGATCGTCGGCCTTCTTCGCGATCAGTTCGGGTTCCTGGACTTCCCGCAGCGTATACTTGCCTTTGTATACTTTATGATATAGTTGGATGATTCCTTCGGCATCCGCCGGGGTGGCCGACTTGAACTCGACGATCCTGCCATCCTGCAATGATATCTGCTGCATTCGCTTCCGGATGTCCTCGCTTTGCGTAACGGCGTATGATCGCTGCAAATCTTCTCTTCAGTATAAATCTCCTGGTTCATCGAGTCAATTTCTCACCCCGGTGGAGCTTTGTTCTTCAATCTGTCCTGAATCTGTCCTGGATCTGCGTCATCTGTGATATCCCCGTATTTTTCCCCCACCCTAGCGCATGCACGGAAAAATATTTTTACGGTGCCCCTTGTGGAACCCCGGTCGTGTTTGTTATGCTTTTCCATCCCCGGTTCATACCCTCGCGAAAGAGGCGGAAACGTTCTTGCAGAGCCTGATTGATAGCTTTCTGGCCCACTGTGAAAAGGAGCGGTCGATGTCAGCGCACACGGTGCGCGCATACGCCGCCGATCTTCACCTCTTCCTCGATTGGATGCGTCGCATGGCGCCGCCGGCAGAGCCTGCCCGCGCCGAAAAACTCACCGCATCCGAGATCCGCTCGTTCTGGGCACAACGGCGACAGGCGGGTGTGTGCGGCAACAGCGTGAGGCGTGCACAATCGGCTCTCAGAGGCCTTTTTGCGTTTGCAATCCGCAGAGGAGTCATCCGCGAGAACCCCATGGACACGGTGGATCCGGCCCGCGGCGGCAGGCCGCTCCCCCGGATTCTTTCCGAGGAGGAAGCCGAACGGCTGATGACCTCGAACGACTCGTCGCTGTCGGGGCTTCGGGACAGGGCTCTTCTCGAACTTCTCTACGGAAGCGGACTTCGGGCATCAGAAGTCGTTTCGCTCACGAGGCAGTCCCTCGATTGTCGGGCCGGGCTCCTGCGGGTGACGGGGAAAGGGTCGAAAGAGCGCATCGTTCCTCTCACGCCGGCCGCCATAAACGCCGTCGGCGAGTATCTCCGACGCCGGGATGCCGAACAGCCTGATGCACGGAACGAGCCGGCCCTTTTCCTGAATCTGCAGGGCACCCCCCTCCGGGTGCGCAGCGTTGCCCGCATTCTGGAAAAGCATATCCGGGCCATTGCTCTCGCGCGTCACATCAGCCCTCATGATCTTCGTCACTCGTTCGCGACGCATTTGCTGAACGGCGGCGCCGACCTCCGCGCCGTGCAGGATATGCTCGGCCATGCAAGCCTTTCCACGACGCAGATTTACACGCACCTAAGCCGCGACCGGCTCCAGAAGATTTACACAGCCACCCATCCCCGCTCCGGAGGAGAAACGTCATGATCGGGACCGACGGATTCAAGGCGACCACCATCCTGGCCGTCATCCGCGACGGCCGCCTCGCCATGGGGGCGGATGGCCAGGTCACGCACGGCGACCAGATCGTCAAGCACGGAGCCCGCAAGCTCCGCAGGCTTTCCGGCGACCGCGCCCTCGGCGGCTTTGCGGGGCACACGGCCGACGCGCTGACCCTGTTCGAACGGTTCGAATCGAAACTCGAGGCGGTTCCCGGCAGCCTCAAGCGAGCCGCGGTCGACCTTGCGAAGGAGTGGCGGACGGACCGTGCCCTGCGCCGGCTCGATGCGATGCTCCTGGTCGGGGACGCGGCACAGATCCTGCTTCTGTCAGGCCAGGGCGACGTCGTCGAGCCCGACGAGCCGGTCGCGGCAATCGGCTCCGGTGCCCCGGCGGCGCTCGCGGCAGCCCGTGCCCTGCTCAGGCACACGACGCTCGGCGCGGCCGAGATCGTGAAACACGCGATGCAGATCGCTTCGGAACAGTGCATTTATACGAACGACAGAATCACCGTGGAGATACTCGCGCGATGACCGACAACGCAATGCACCGATCCACGGCACCGGCCCGGGAACTTCTTCCCCAGGATATCGTCGCCGAACTCGACCGGTATATCGTCGGCCAGCAGAAGGCCAAACGCGCCGTCGCGATCGCCTGGCGGAACCGCTTTCGCCGCAGCCTCGTCAAAGGGCCGCTGTATGACGACATCCGCCCGAAAAATATCCTGATGATCGGCCCCACCGGCGTCGGCAAGACCGAGATCGCCCGCAGGCTGACCCAGATCGCGAACGTCCCGTTCCTCAAGGTCGAGGCCACAAAGTTCACCGAAGTGGGCTACGTCGGCCGCGACGTCGACTCGATCATCCGCGACCTCGTCGAAACCGGGCTTCGCATCGTCCGGGCGCGCCGCATGGCCGAGCTCGCTCCCCAGGTCCAGGCGCGCGTGCGCGAGCGGCTGCTCGACCTGCTTCTGCCGAGAAAGCACCCGCTGAGCGGGTTCGAACGGGGCTCAACAAAACACCACGAAATGCCGATGGACCGTATAGAGCCTGATTCCCACGACACGATCCGCGACCACCTGGCCGCCAAGCTCGACGCGGGACAGCTCGATGAACAGACTGTCGAAATCGAGGTGACCGAGAACGTGACACCGACCGTCGAAGTCATTTCCCACAGTGGGGTCGAGGAAATGGGCTTCAACCTTCAGGGAATCCAGTCCATGCTCGGGACCATCCTCCCCGGTCGGCGCGGCCGGCGGCGTGTCACGGTCCGAGAGGCGCGCGAGCAGCTGACGAACGAAGAGACGGCCCGGCTGGTCGATTCCGAAGAGAGCCAGCGCGAGGCCGTGAAGCTCGTGGAATCGCACGGCGTCGTCTTCCTCGACGAGATCGACAAGATCGCCGCCTCCTACGTCAGCAAGAGCGGCCCCGACGTCTCCCGCGAAGGCGTGCAGCGCGACCTGCTGCCCCTCGTCGAGGGCACGACGGTCATGACGAAGCACGGCCCGGTGAACACCGACCACATCCTGTTCATTGCGGCCGGCGCGTTCACGGTCACCAAGCCGTCCGACCTGATTCCCGAGCTCCAGGGGCGATTCCCGGTTCGGGTCGAGCTCGACAAGCTCACCGCCGCCGACTTCGAGCGCATTCTCACCGAGCCGACAAACGCCCTGACTCGCCAGTATGCGGCGCTTCTCGCCGCTGACGGCGTCGACCTGGTCTTCACGCCCGAAGCCATCGAGCGCATCGCCTCGTTCGCCGTCATGGTGAACACGATGCAGGAAAACATCGGCGCGCGTCGCCTGCACACGGTGATCGAGCGGCTCCTCGACGAGGTCAGCTTCGACGCCCCCAAGGCCGCGCAGGGCCGGTATGAAGTCACTCCCGAGCTGGTCGACCGCGTTCTGGGTCCGTTCCTCAAGGACCAAGACCTCGCCCGGTTCATTCTCTGACAGGAGGCATCACGCATGTTCCGCGATCTGACCGAAACCTCCACCCTCAATCTTCTCGCGAAGGGCCTCGGAACGGCCGCCCTGCGCCACAAGGTCATTTCGAACAACATCGCGAACGTGAACACGCCCGGCTTCAAACGCCAGGTCGTCAGCTTCGAGGACGAGATGGCGAAAGTGTTCGACGGACGCCCCGAACTCGCCGGGAAGCGCACCGACGACAGGCATATTCCCATAGATAACATCAACTATATGGATGTGACGCCATCCGTCGCGACCGATCGCGTGCATGTCATGCGCAACGACCGGAACAACGTCGACATCGACGTCGAGATGGCCGATCTTTCCAAGAACACGATGCTGTATCAGATCGAATCGACGCGGCTCGCGGCGATGTTCTCGGATCTGAACGACATCATCACGAGAGGAGGTAGAGCCTGATGGGTCTCTTCGGCGCCATCGACACATCCGCTTCCGGCCTGACCGCGGAGCGTCTCCGGATGGACGTGATCTCGAACAACATCGCGAACGTGAACACGACGCGCACCGAGGACGGCGGTCCGTTCCGGCGCCAGTTGTGCATCTTCCAGTCGCGCAGCCACGAGCACCGGTGGCCGTTTACGGCCGCCACCGAGCGCGGCAAATCGCCGGTCGGCACGGGCGTCAGGGTCGCGGGCGTGATGTCCGACCAGTCGCCCTTCAAGCTCGTCTACGACCCGAACCACCCCGACGCGGACAAAGACGGCTACGTCCGGTTCCCCAACATCAACATTGTGCATGAGATGGTCGACATGATCACATGCACGCGGGCCTACGAAGCCAACGTCACGAGCATCAACGCGGCGAAGGACATCGTGAACTCGGCGCTTGGCATCGGAAGACGATGAGGTAGATGACGGAGATGCGCATCGAATCAATTACCCCGTTCGAAACAGGCAAACCCAGCGCCGCGTCCCGCATCGACGCGAAGGAGCAGTGGCAGATGTTCGCCGACAAGCTTCAGACGGCGATCACCGAGGTCGACGACCTCGAGAAGGCATCGCAGAAGCTCACGCAGGACGCCGTCCTGGGCCGCGTCGAAAACCTCCACGACGTCATGATCGCGGCGGAAAAGGCCCGCACCGCCATGAACCTGACGCTCGAGGTCCGCAACAAGGCGCTTGAAGCCTACAAGGAAATCATGCGCATGCAGTTCTGATGAGGCATGAACACTCGTTCTGCATACACGGTCTTTTCATCATCGAGCTTGAAACCCCGGCCTTCCATGACCTGAAACATCAGGCAGGATACGTTGGGCGCCCGCGGAAGGCGGGCAACACGGAGTAGGGAGTAAGGCAAACATGACCGAGTTCTTGCGGCAACTCTGGGAGCCCATCGCGAAGCTTCCCCGGGCCCAGCAGATCATGCTGGCCGGTATCGTCATACTTGTATTCGCCGGTATTATAACGGCCACGATGTGGGGTTCACAGAAGGACTTCACGCCGCTCTTTGAAGAACAGCTGAAACTCGAGGACGCCGGCAAGGTCGTTGCGAAGCTGAAGGAACTGAACATCGAGTACAAGCTCGGCGCCACGAGCTCGGACATCCAGGTCCCGCTCACCGACAAGAGCTACATTCTTCTCCAGCTCGCCCAGGAGAAGACCCTGCCCCAAGCCCGCGCCGGCTGGTCGAAGCTGATCGACGACCGGTCGATGTTCGCCGGCACGACGAAGGACGAGTTCGAGCTCAACTTCGTCCGCGGCCTCCAGGACGAGCTGGAAAGCTCGCTGATGCGTTACGACGCCGTCGAGAGCGCGGAGGTCCACATCACCAAGCCGAAGAAAGAAGTCTTCAAGGAGGACCAGAAGGAGCCGACGGCCGCCGTCTTCCTCAAGCTCCGGCCGAACAAGGACCTCGACCGAGACAAGGTCCGCGCCATTCGAGAGTGGCTGTCCTCAGCTGTCGAGGGACTCAAGCCCGAGAATATCCGCATCACCGACACCGAGGCGCACGACCTGACCCGCCTCCTCGACGAGGACGAAGACATGACCCTCGACAAGGTCAAGTCGGCCCAGCTCAAGCACACGATCGAAGTCGAGAAACGCCTCGAAAAGAAGCTTCGCAGCCAACTCGAAGAGGCGTTCGGCAGCGGCAAGGCGTCCGTGCGCGTCACCGCCACGATGGACTTCGACCAGAAGGAAGCGCTCGCGGAAGTGCTGATTCCTCCAGTCGAAGGCGCGACGATGGGCGTCATTGTTTCCCAGAAAATCGAGAACGAAGCCTACGAAGGCAAGGACCTCACGAAAGACGGCGAGCCCGGCGTGAATTCGAACCTGCCGCCCGGCGCGCCGGCCTACCCTTCGACCGAGGGCACCACCGCCAACAAATACCAGCGGAACGCGGCGATCCAGAACGTCGATTACACGAGATCGAAGGAAAAGTTCGTCAAGGAACAGGGCACCATCAAGCGCCTCTCGGTCTCGATCATTCTCGACGGCAACTCGGAGAAGGTGCCGCCAAGTCTCGAGGAACAGATCAGGAGCGTCGCCCAGGCCTCGGTCGGCTTCGACAAGAAGCGCGGCGACCTGCTCACCCTCATGGTGTATCCGTTCAACAACGACATGGCCGAGAAAGCCCGCCGCGACATGGTGGAGCGGCAGCATCAGGAGCGAACGATGTTCATGATTGTCATTGGACTGTTGATGGCCATTCCCGTCATGCTCGGAATGGTGTATATTTTCGTCCGGATGTCGCGGGCACGGGCGATGGTCAAGGAGCAGGAAGCGCTCGTGGAAGCGACCCGGGCGAAGGAACAGCTGCGGCAAGCCGAAGAGATGCGCAAGCAGAAGATTCGGGAGCAGCAGGAGATGGAGTGGGAGCGCCGCTTCCAGGACATCAACAACTTCTTCCCGGAGATCAAGGAGCTCGAGGAAAAGCGGCGCAAGGTGCAGGATCTGCGGCAGAAGGCCTACTCCTATGCGCGCGAACAGGACGTCATGCCGCCTGACTTCGACGAGATGACGCCCGAAGAGCAGTATCTGTTCCGCGAGGCGTTCAAGCGCAAGGCGGACGGCACGCTCGACGACGGCCTCGCCCGCATCGAGGCCCTCATCGGCGAGCGGGAACGGGCCCACCAGGCCGAGATGGACAAGCTCGCCCAGGAGGCCAACGTGCGCGCCAAGCTCGAAGACCGCGTGCGGCAGCTCGTGGAAAGCAAACCGGAGGATGCGGTGCAGGTTCTCCGCATCTGGCTCGAGGAGGAATAACGCTCCGTGGCAAAGGGTCTCGAAAAACTTCTTGCAGGCTCGAGGGAAGTCGACGGCGACGAACTCGGGCCGCAGCTTTCGGGAAAAGCGAAAGCCGCGATTCTGCTCATTTTCCTCGGGCCCGAGGCCAGCGGAAAGATGTTCCAGTCCCTGACGGACCCGGAGATCGAGGCGCTGACGATCGAGATCGCCAAGCAGCGCAAGATCTCGACCGAAGCGAAACTGCTGGTGCTCGGCGAGTTCGAGCACCTGAT includes the following:
- the fliE gene encoding flagellar hook-basal body complex protein FliE, which translates into the protein MRIESITPFETGKPSAASRIDAKEQWQMFADKLQTAITEVDDLEKASQKLTQDAVLGRVENLHDVMIAAEKARTAMNLTLEVRNKALEAYKEIMRMQF
- the flgC gene encoding flagellar basal body rod protein FlgC, with amino-acid sequence MGLFGAIDTSASGLTAERLRMDVISNNIANVNTTRTEDGGPFRRQLCIFQSRSHEHRWPFTAATERGKSPVGTGVRVAGVMSDQSPFKLVYDPNHPDADKDGYVRFPNINIVHEMVDMITCTRAYEANVTSINAAKDIVNSALGIGRR
- the hslV gene encoding ATP-dependent protease subunit HslV; the protein is MIGTDGFKATTILAVIRDGRLAMGADGQVTHGDQIVKHGARKLRRLSGDRALGGFAGHTADALTLFERFESKLEAVPGSLKRAAVDLAKEWRTDRALRRLDAMLLVGDAAQILLLSGQGDVVEPDEPVAAIGSGAPAALAAARALLRHTTLGAAEIVKHAMQIASEQCIYTNDRITVEILAR
- the fliF gene encoding flagellar basal-body MS-ring/collar protein FliF, with the translated sequence MTEFLRQLWEPIAKLPRAQQIMLAGIVILVFAGIITATMWGSQKDFTPLFEEQLKLEDAGKVVAKLKELNIEYKLGATSSDIQVPLTDKSYILLQLAQEKTLPQARAGWSKLIDDRSMFAGTTKDEFELNFVRGLQDELESSLMRYDAVESAEVHITKPKKEVFKEDQKEPTAAVFLKLRPNKDLDRDKVRAIREWLSSAVEGLKPENIRITDTEAHDLTRLLDEDEDMTLDKVKSAQLKHTIEVEKRLEKKLRSQLEEAFGSGKASVRVTATMDFDQKEALAEVLIPPVEGATMGVIVSQKIENEAYEGKDLTKDGEPGVNSNLPPGAPAYPSTEGTTANKYQRNAAIQNVDYTRSKEKFVKEQGTIKRLSVSIILDGNSEKVPPSLEEQIRSVAQASVGFDKKRGDLLTLMVYPFNNDMAEKARRDMVERQHQERTMFMIVIGLLMAIPVMLGMVYIFVRMSRARAMVKEQEALVEATRAKEQLRQAEEMRKQKIREQQEMEWERRFQDINNFFPEIKELEEKRRKVQDLRQKAYSYAREQDVMPPDFDEMTPEEQYLFREAFKRKADGTLDDGLARIEALIGERERAHQAEMDKLAQEANVRAKLEDRVRQLVESKPEDAVQVLRIWLEEE
- the hslU gene encoding ATP-dependent protease ATPase subunit HslU → MTDNAMHRSTAPARELLPQDIVAELDRYIVGQQKAKRAVAIAWRNRFRRSLVKGPLYDDIRPKNILMIGPTGVGKTEIARRLTQIANVPFLKVEATKFTEVGYVGRDVDSIIRDLVETGLRIVRARRMAELAPQVQARVRERLLDLLLPRKHPLSGFERGSTKHHEMPMDRIEPDSHDTIRDHLAAKLDAGQLDEQTVEIEVTENVTPTVEVISHSGVEEMGFNLQGIQSMLGTILPGRRGRRRVTVREAREQLTNEETARLVDSEESQREAVKLVESHGVVFLDEIDKIAASYVSKSGPDVSREGVQRDLLPLVEGTTVMTKHGPVNTDHILFIAAGAFTVTKPSDLIPELQGRFPVRVELDKLTAADFERILTEPTNALTRQYAALLAADGVDLVFTPEAIERIASFAVMVNTMQENIGARRLHTVIERLLDEVSFDAPKAAQGRYEVTPELVDRVLGPFLKDQDLARFIL
- a CDS encoding tyrosine recombinase is translated as MHGKIFLRCPLWNPGRVCYAFPSPVHTLAKEAETFLQSLIDSFLAHCEKERSMSAHTVRAYAADLHLFLDWMRRMAPPAEPARAEKLTASEIRSFWAQRRQAGVCGNSVRRAQSALRGLFAFAIRRGVIRENPMDTVDPARGGRPLPRILSEEEAERLMTSNDSSLSGLRDRALLELLYGSGLRASEVVSLTRQSLDCRAGLLRVTGKGSKERIVPLTPAAINAVGEYLRRRDAEQPDARNEPALFLNLQGTPLRVRSVARILEKHIRAIALARHISPHDLRHSFATHLLNGGADLRAVQDMLGHASLSTTQIYTHLSRDRLQKIYTATHPRSGGETS
- the flgB gene encoding flagellar basal body rod protein FlgB, with translation MFRDLTETSTLNLLAKGLGTAALRHKVISNNIANVNTPGFKRQVVSFEDEMAKVFDGRPELAGKRTDDRHIPIDNINYMDVTPSVATDRVHVMRNDRNNVDIDVEMADLSKNTMLYQIESTRLAAMFSDLNDIITRGGRA